Below is a genomic region from Caulobacter rhizosphaerae.
TCCATGATCATGAACAGCCGAGGGCCGGTCAGCCAGATCTGCATATCGAGGATGCCGGCGCGGCGGATCGACTCGGTCACCGCCGCGGGCGGGCCGCCGGGCGCGTGCCAACGCCGGTAGGCGGCGATGGTCTCGGGATCGTCGTGAAGGTCCAGCGCAAGGCAGTGCCGCGTGGCCATGGCGTTTTCCTCCATTGAATCAGAGCGCTTTTCATATTTGACGCGCCACATCATATGTGGTGACTTCCGTCCCAGATAAACGGGGCCGGGTCAATCGTCCCCCTGGAAGGAAGCCCCATGGAACAACGTCCATCGGAGCGGACGGCCCTCGCCCCGCTCGTGCTCATCG
It encodes:
- a CDS encoding L-rhamnose mutarotase gives rise to the protein MATRHCLALDLHDDPETIAAYRRWHAPGGPPAAVTESIRRAGILDMQIWLTGPRLFMIMETGPDFSPEAKAAADAADADVQAWEALMGKLQKALPWAAPGEKWTPAEQIFSLAEQP